A segment of the Gossypium hirsutum isolate 1008001.06 chromosome D10, Gossypium_hirsutum_v2.1, whole genome shotgun sequence genome:
ttgcTAAGTTAAATCTATTTAATATTATTAGgtataagtatttttttaatttatttctaatttattgagaaacatttattttaatatttttagtgtatttgatctatatttcttaaaatttatttttatatcaaaataataatataaaaaaattaatatgagcaTGCTAGACCTAactcaaattttagaatttttatttgaatcttggacaaaattttatacTCCCTTTTAAGTCGGGCCCAGCGGATGCCAAAAATTCTATCATCATTCACTTCAATAAACAACGCTAGTGACACTTCAATATCATTAACTCTTCTGGCCTTGTAAACTCAAAAAAACTGTGTTATTCCTTGAATCTAGCATAAAGATTGGTTGACCAGACTTGAATCAAATTTGCTTTCATATTTTCGATCCTTCAAAATGTTGCAGCTACTACAAAACACATTTCAAAAGAAGtatttttaaattacataattcaTCTATTCATtagatttttctttatttaaaataattattattatatatttatactatcttaaatatttaattaataatcttaatttttaaaattttgatgaataattaattaaataaaaataataattagataatttattcatttgatttaacttaaatatttgttttattattttttctatttgaaattttgattttaacataattcaaaAAAACAATTACAACATTTTTAGAAAACGCActgttttaaattatgtaatttctatatttattagattttataattattttcaaatatttaatattaacttaAGTAATTTATATGTTCATTAAATAAGCTAAAGTGGGCCAATTAGGTaaaacttttatataaaaattatctcATCAGATCTACTAAAACAACCAACTAGAATAAGCCACGTGTATGTAAAAAATCAATGTTCTTTTCTATTATATCTTCTCCAATTTTCAACCAAAAACTAAAGTTGATAACGCAGAATATCCAGATTAACATATAATAAAGAAATTATGTATAGaagaaatctttaaaaaaaaattggatttaaTATTATAAGATTGCATGTGATTTTAGGGAAAGTCAGTCACTAAGCTAGAAAAGGGGAAAGGGAAAGGAGCCCGCTGACGGTCTTTTTTGTCGAGAACGATAGCGGAGAGGAGCAACGCACAGTGGCTCACAACAACGGTCAATGAAGGAAAAGAACAGAGAgttgagagaaaaaagaaaaatgaacaggaaaaaaaattgaagccgCCTCTTAgaaacctaaaaatataaaatgaatttattgaaatgaaaattaaaagttcaaatgaaaaaaaattaatttcacaagtataaaaaattaaattaaattaaatttttaaacacatggcacaagatgataggttaaaattttaaaaaattaacaaagttAATCAAGTACCAATTAATATCAAGCATGTACAAGTTGCCAAGTTCTTATACTTACTCTTATAAAGTTGGACAAAAGAATTTTAAACCTTTATATAGGAACCATTCCCATGTTTTGGGATTTAACTTGGACAAAACAAAAATTCAAgccttaaaacaaaaataattgctTAGGTTCAAACCCAAATGTAAGAACAATTGCCTAACTTACCAAATTCAAGTCCCCAAAAAATGATTCACCATCAAATTTATTAGAAAACTTGCGAAATAAAGCCAGCAATTTCTTTTACTAAAGCATCCTAATTGCCTTCGAGAAACAAAAACCCTGGCCAATAAAGTTCAAACATTGCAAACCAGCTCATCGAAGTAAACAAAATGTGAtagtaaattaaagaaaattcaaCTTCAACCAGTCAGATGTGGCCTAGGCTTCTCAAATGAAAAACAATATCCAATCAACAAACTGACAGACGTTCactaccaaaaattttagaactaTAAACCACATCAACTCTCTTTTCATTGCAATGAGAGAACTTACATAAACAAGTTAGGCTTTGATGCCTTGTAAGTGGTCTTCAGCTTCCTGGTAGGCGGCCTTACCTTCTTGAACACCAATGGGAACTTGATTTTGGAGTTGTGGAACTGCTTGGTGCTATCTCTCTTGCATAGCTTGGCTGGGATAGTTGCAGTCTTGATAATCTGGATACATGGGAACCGGACTCTGTGGCGAGAAGCCATCTCAGTGTACATTTGTTCAACAGCTCCGTTTAGAGTAGTGTCACGGTATTCCTTGTACATGTTATGATAACCGGTACGGCTTTGGTAGCGGAGCCATATACCATAATTCTTGATCTTGGTAGGGTTCTTCTCAAATATCTGCAGAGAAATTTGATTTAGATACCAGGCATTAGAAAAAATATCAAAGAATGCATCAGAAATTGTGTTGCCTTGGGTGCACAGATGATCAATATACAATCACTAACTACAGCAATTTTTTCCTGGATAAGGATTCCACCACATGGCCAGTAAATGAATTCTGGTcagcaagaaaagaaaagagatagggataaaaaaagaaaacctaaatCATCCAATTTTAATTCCAGGAATTGCTTTTCGAATTCAGTCTTACATATGAAACCCCAAAAAGTTATGTGaccaaataaatcatttaatgcaATCACAATCAGCAAAACAAAGATGAATAAGCTACAAAGTACAATTTTCTAAAACGAAGTCAGTAAGAAAGCCTTAAAATCAGATATTTCTTGGATATCTATGCTCCCTGCTGCTCTCAAAACAAATTTAAAGAGCTTAAGAACACAATCTCCAGTGTAAATTGAAGAGTAATGAGCTAAACATTGGCAATCCCACACACTAGCTATAAAAAATAATGCAAAGGATGCGTTTCTTATTCAAATTTCCACACATTATCCCACAATAAATCACTTGATACAGAGTGGATTATCAAAGGAATAACACTGAGAATATACCTCATTGATGGCAAGGACTTGACCATTGCTCTTCTTAACCTTCTTCAGCTTCCTCAAGAAGTACCTAATGAACATCAAAGGAGACACAAAAATCAGAAACCCGTCAACATAAAGCAAATGGGAAATAAAGTAAACCAAAAAATCCATGAAAATAATCACTAACCAGAACTTGGATTTGGCCCGAACCTCATTGGTGGCCCAGAGCATCATCCTATAGATCTTGGGATGCTCATCGCTCTCTGTTGGGTGAGCCCTTCCAACAACTTGGTACTGGTGAAACtgcaaccaaaaccaaaaccaaaatcaaacttttcttctttttttctctcatttctcatattaattcaaatacagcTTAAAGCAACACTCCTCCCTTTAATGGCTGAGACAAACCCATTAAACCAGTAAAAAACAAGTGTTTTTAATCCCATATTTACTAACAACTTTCTAGCCAAAATGCAATAAAGAAAATTTCGAACGGATCGAAACCAAGCATAACATCACATACTAAAATCGCTATCAAATTTGTGAAGCTAAAAGAGGGAAATAGAGGGAGTAGCGGCGTTGATCTGAGAAAAGAGAAGGCGTTGCCCACTTACCCTGAAAGTAACCATTTTTGAGGGAAAGATAGTATCTGAAGAAGTCACGGCCCTCTCTCAATTAGGGTTTTGTCATTATCAAAAACGTTTATATACTACTTAGCTTTTAGAAATTGGATTGGGCATAGTGTTTTTAGACGAGTTCCTGTTATTAAATGGGTTTAACAAATTTCTAAACATCAACCCAAATGGCTATAAATTAAAGATCTTATATTAGTATAAGCCCAATATGAATCTTGAATTATTCTTATTCGGCCCAAAATTAATACAATATTTTGAGTCATCtcttaaataaaattagattatggTAGACTTgactaaaataaatatatgtaataaaactttaaaaattaatatgataattaaatatattttggttgaaatggtaaagctgagatatttaaaattattttattttattgattgaaTCTTAGTTCGATTGGTATCGTTATTATTACTAGTGCAGGAAGACGagggttcgagtgcgctgaaatgCATTATTCTTATATTTAAGGATTGGGACGAGATTATAGGTAGTTCTAAGATTGTATAAAAAAAGGAGATTTTAACCACatggatgaaaaaaaataatgttgGGAGAATTTTAGTTCTATTTAAATATTCAACTCTATTCGGTTTCAAATTTAATTGAGATCTAATATGACTATTAAGTATcgaaaaattaagaagaaaagtGTTACTTTTATAGAAAAGGGCATTTATGGTAAAGCAACATGTTGTGGTCGGTTAAACATAACatcttattttagttaatttatgaCTTAAAAAAAATCCAGATATCCACTGTTACTTattataaaatagaaacaatggGTAGATTTATTCCCTTTTCTAATTCAAACCTCTTTATAAGGGACTGATTTAGCCTTTTGTATTTAGGGTTAAcataaaattggaaattttgaataaaagatTCAGAAATATTGAGAGGAAGAAAAGAACACCTTTTTATGACTAATATAACTAAGGGGAACAAAATTTGAAGATGGGGTGAAAATGATGTAAAGATATTATGCAGATTTAAGGCCTATGTAAGCAGCACATAAAGCCAACACAGAGGAAACAGCATATGCACCAGCAACAATCATTGGCTCTTGGAGTCCACATAGTTCTAGATGATGATGCAAAGGTGCCATTTTAAACAACCGACTCCCGCTTCCATGATACTGTTTAGTTGCTTTAAAGTATACCACCTGACAAAATACAGAGTCGATTATCATCGACATTCATCCATAGTTGCAGCAATGATGTATTATGCAATGTCGGAAAGTTGAACCGATAACACAATCAATGAGGGTAACTCAGAGCAACTACATAGTACATGTTTAGAACAAATACTGATTCATGCACTAATAATTAGAGGCAATGGAAAATAGCACAAGATCCAGACATTTAACTTGAATAGCATACCTGCATAACAACTGATGATGCTTCCAAAACAAACAAACCAGATGCAATGAATAAGGGAAAGAACATTCCAGTACAAGCGGCCATTGCAGCTAATGCGCCACCGAGGGCCGATGATCCAGTATCACCCATAATTACACCTGCTTTGTACTGGTTGTGGAAAAGAAAACCAATGCAGGCCCCAGCCATGGCTGTCCCAAATACACTAAGTTCTGATGGGGATGGAGAAATAACATTTCGTTTTGAAGAAGGTAAATACTTGTAAAGAGCATAAGAGAAGCTTAAAATTTACAATCATATTTTAGTGTTTCACTAAGCTGGAtgcaataataaaatattaataaatatgataagATGAAAAACAATGGAAGAAGTCAGAAAACTTCAACAAATCAAGGAGTAGgctttaaaatattgttttgcACGTCATCTGGATGATGCAACTCAAAAGTGGAATCATGTGTCTTTAAAAATGTTATTGCAGCAATAGCCAATGAATAAGCTGTGAAAGACGATAAATGCATGCGACATCTCAAACTAACGATATTTGCTTGTTCAAAGGAATCTATACTAACCTGGGCATATTGGAAGCACCGCAATTGACATTCCAATAAAAGCTAATGAAGCAGTCCCAGCAGCAAGACCATCAAGACCATCTGTTATGTTAACCCCCTTTCCCATGGAAACAAAACAAAGTGGAGTCAACAATAGGTAAAATTTTCCCAAGCACAGCAGGCCCAACGGTGCAGGTAGAGGAACCAGCATTTTCCtgcaataaaagttaaaaatggttTAAGAGAAAACCAAATGCATCATTTGAGCATTAAACACAACATGAAATATAGTCTTCAACCAACAGTCTAACACATAAACTGAAGCAATGGGAGAAGAAATGTGAAAGACCAAATGGTAGTTTATTTACTCGAGCAATCATCCATTAAAGACCTCTTTTCTTATATTCATATAACTGCTACAATTCCCCCTAACAGCTCTTGTATGATAACTCTCCTTCACTAAGTTTAACcaaattattttctttcttttttcccaaaagaaaagttaaggAAACTTGTTATTTTGTCATAAATTTTCTGGCACAAGATTAGATATGTGAGTTACCATCAGATAAATCTGATTCAAATTAGGTACAAGaagatatacatgccatagggTGACGATAAACGTGTAGAATCCAACCAAAATGAAAACCAAATCCCAACAGCTGCCTGTAATGACAAGCAGTTCAAGATCAGAGCCAAAAAAGGTTAAAACCAACGCCTAAAGTGACAAGGATGGAACTTATATGATTAAAGAAAGAGGCAAAGGAAAAATGTAGCTACCTCCAAAAGTAGCCTTAACAATGGATCTATACCATTGCTCTTTTGCTTGGTGGAACCTAAGGCGTCATCAAGAAGTCCAATTGTAGCAAATGCCAAGGTTGCTGCTGCAGTAGCACCAACTTCAGCAGAAGAAAAACCAGTTGCAAATCTCGCAACAGCTATACCAACCGGTATAAAAAAAAGTCCACCCATCGTTGGGGTCCTCTTCTTTGTCAAATATTTTTCTGGCCCTATTTTCTTAACTATTTGGTAAAACTTAAAAATTCTAAGCAATGGGATACCAACATAACCAGCACACAAAGCTAAGATCAAAGATATCAAAAACGGGGAAGTCAAGTAGAATGGCGCTAAAGGTAGCCTAACAATTTTCCATCCACACCAATCCACAAGTAAAAGAACCATTGTCAGGAAGATTATAAGAGCCAAGTTCATTATCATCCCAGGGTATATCCTGCAATTAATTTAGCAATCCGTCAACAAAAGCCTTGAAAAGGGTATAaattcatgtaagtttaattatgttttcaGTCCCTGCAGTCTTCaaacttttgaaatttagtcctgtTTTAAAATTAAAGTCCAAATCATAACACTATTAACACATAATCAATTCAATAACACTTTAATTTTTAAACCAGGGAAGTAGAAGGagtaaattcatgaaattaaaagCAGTAGGACTAAAATTCAAAAGTCAGAAGAATACAAGGAACTGGGGGGAAAATTAGACCGTTTATGTATCAGAAAACTCATAAAAAAAAAGGAGCTTGCTTGTGTCTTTTTAGGCCTTTTCCACGCAAAGCAATCCGACGGGAAGCCTTGGCTAGAGCTTCTTCGAGTGGCAAATCCTCATCAGACAAAGAATTTAATACCAAATCCCCATCGCTATCTGACGAATGCACATAAGCTGCCACCGAATCCTCTTCAATGGTCCAGTCATCAAACGAAGAAATTCCCACGGAGTCCTAAAACaataaccaaaataataataaaaatcatttcaGAAACCAATTGAAAAAAGTGTCATTGCTTACATCATCGGTGGCGTTGACTCTAACAACATCGTTTCCGGATCGCCGCCTTCGGTCCTGTACATTTTTGGATCGCTTGATCTGTAACTTGAGAGGAGAGTAGAAACTCGACGTAACGGGAACGCAGAACCGAGGAGATGAAACGGGGAGGGAGGTGCGTCGTTTTGGGGGTGGAGTGAGTCCCGAATAAGAGAAATGGTGTAGAGTTAAAGATGATGAATGAGATCGCATGACTGAAGTTTTCATTTGAAGGAGAGATTAGAGGCCATTCGACAGAATTAACTGAAAAATGGtggatgcaaaaaaaaaaaaaaaagaccaacAGAAAATAACTGATCAtgtttaaaaaggaaaaataccTCGTAAACACCGGTAACGTGGAGACTGTGGGTTTCAAAGCGTGACGCGCCCTTCGCGTGGGGACATTTGAATCTATGGACATTTGATTATCTATGGGTTGCTTACGTTTGGGCCCCAATATTATAATCCACCCTGATACTAGGTTGGTCCCGATTGATACAtaattctattttcatttttttaggcCTGGAATAACTAGTGAATTACAACTCTATTGTATCGCAATCGGTGCATTGGTCTTTGCGGCCTTAATGCTTTTTGCCGGTTGGTTCCATTATCACAAAGTGGCCCCAAAATTAGCTTGGTTCCAATATGTAGAATCTATGTTGAATCACCATTTAGCAGGGTTACTGGGGCTTGGGTCCCTTTCTTGGGCGGGGCATCAAGTACATGTATCTTTACCGATAAACCAATTTCTAAATGCTGGAGTAGACCCTAAAGAGATCCCGCTTCcccatgaatttatcttgaatcGTGATCTTTTGGCTCAACTTTATCCCAGTTTTACCGAGGGAGCAACCCCATTTTTTACCTTGAAGTGGTCAAAATATGCGGAATTTCTTACTTTTCGTGGAGGATTAGATCCAGTGACTGGGGGTCTATGGTTGACTGATATTGCACACCATCATTTAGCTATTCAATTCTTTTCCTAATAGCGGGTCACATGTATAAGACCAACAGGGGCATTGGGCATAACCTAAAAGATATTTTAGAGGCTCATAAAGGTCCATTTACAGGCCAAGGGCATAAAGGACCATATGAAATCCTAACAACATCATGCCagacttaaaaaattatttaaaattttactaaagcttaatccatattaaaaatattaaatttaagtctgataattttatttttttagattattttatatataaaaattaatttaaaaagtataagatattaaatacactaaaaatattaaaataaatatttcttaacaaattgaaaatacaaaaaaatatacacATGTGATTCGGGCCAAGCTCAAGTAAAAAATTCTATCTGATGCTTGACCTGTT
Coding sequences within it:
- the LOC107913780 gene encoding 60S ribosomal protein L18a isoform X1, producing the protein MVTFRFHQYQVVGRAHPTESDEHPKIYRMMLWATNEVRAKSKFWYFLRKLKKVKKSNGQVLAINEIFEKNPTKIKNYGIWLRYQSRTGYHNMYKEYRDTTLNGAVEQMYTEMASRHRVRFPCIQIIKTATIPAKLCKRDSTKQFHNSKIKFPLVFKKVRPPTRKLKTTYKASKPNLFM
- the LOC107914875 gene encoding phospho-N-acetylmuramoyl-pentapeptide-transferase homolog isoform X1 — its product is MKTSVMRSHSSSLTLHHFSYSGLTPPPKRRTSLPVSSPRFCVPVTSSFYSPLKLQIKRSKNVQDRRRRSGNDVVRVNATDDDSVGISSFDDWTIEEDSVAAYVHSSDSDGDLVLNSLSDEDLPLEEALAKASRRIALRGKGLKRHKIYPGMIMNLALIIFLTMVLLLVDWCGWKIVRLPLAPFYLTSPFLISLILALCAGYVGIPLLRIFKFYQIVKKIGPEKYLTKKRTPTMGGLFFIPVGIAVARFATGFSSAEVGATAAATLAFATIGLLDDALGSTKQKSNGIDPLLRLLLEAAVGIWFSFWLDSTRLSSPYGMKMLVPLPAPLGLLCLGKFYLLLTPLCFVSMGKGVNITDGLDGLAAGTASLAFIGMSIAVLPICPELSVFGTAMAGACIGFLFHNQYKAGVIMGDTGSSALGGALAAMAACTGMFFPLFIASGLFVLEASSVVMQVVYFKATKQYHGSGSRLFKMAPLHHHLELCGLQEPMIVAGAYAVSSVLALCAAYIGLKSA
- the LOC107914875 gene encoding phospho-N-acetylmuramoyl-pentapeptide-transferase homolog isoform X3, yielding MKTSVMRSHSSSLTLHHFSYSGLTPPPKRRTSLPVSSPRFCVPVTSSFYSPLKLQIKRSKNVQDRRRRSGNDVVRVNATDDDSVGISSFDDWTIEEDSVAAYVHSSDSDGDLVLNSLSDEDLPLEEALAKASRRIALRGKGLKRHKIYPGMIMNLALIIFLTMVLLLVDWCGWKIVRLPLAPFYLTSPFLISLILALCAGYVGIPLLRIFKFYQIVKKIGPEKYLTKKRTPTMGGLFFIPVGIAVARFATGFSSAEVGATAAATLAFATIGLLDDALGSTKQKSNGIDPLLRLLLEAAVGIWFSFWLDSTRLSSPYGMKMLVPLPAPLGLLCLGKFYLLLTPLCFVSMGKGVNITDGLDGLAAGTASLAFIGMSIAVLPICPAMAGACIGFLFHNQYKAGVIMGDTGSSALGGALAAMAACTGMFFPLFIASGLFVLEASSVVMQVVYFKATKQYHGSGSRLFKMAPLHHHLELCGLQEPMIVAGAYAVSSVLALCAAYIGLKSA
- the LOC107913780 gene encoding 60S ribosomal protein L18a-2 isoform X2 yields the protein MMLWATNEVRAKSKFWYFLRKLKKVKKSNGQVLAINEIFEKNPTKIKNYGIWLRYQSRTGYHNMYKEYRDTTLNGAVEQMYTEMASRHRVRFPCIQIIKTATIPAKLCKRDSTKQFHNSKIKFPLVFKKVRPPTRKLKTTYKASKPNLFM
- the LOC107914875 gene encoding phospho-N-acetylmuramoyl-pentapeptide-transferase homolog isoform X2 — its product is MRSHSSSLTLHHFSYSGLTPPPKRRTSLPVSSPRFCVPVTSSFYSPLKLQIKRSKNVQDRRRRSGNDVVRVNATDDDSVGISSFDDWTIEEDSVAAYVHSSDSDGDLVLNSLSDEDLPLEEALAKASRRIALRGKGLKRHKIYPGMIMNLALIIFLTMVLLLVDWCGWKIVRLPLAPFYLTSPFLISLILALCAGYVGIPLLRIFKFYQIVKKIGPEKYLTKKRTPTMGGLFFIPVGIAVARFATGFSSAEVGATAAATLAFATIGLLDDALGSTKQKSNGIDPLLRLLLEAAVGIWFSFWLDSTRLSSPYGMKMLVPLPAPLGLLCLGKFYLLLTPLCFVSMGKGVNITDGLDGLAAGTASLAFIGMSIAVLPICPELSVFGTAMAGACIGFLFHNQYKAGVIMGDTGSSALGGALAAMAACTGMFFPLFIASGLFVLEASSVVMQVVYFKATKQYHGSGSRLFKMAPLHHHLELCGLQEPMIVAGAYAVSSVLALCAAYIGLKSA